Part of the Quercus lobata isolate SW786 chromosome 6, ValleyOak3.0 Primary Assembly, whole genome shotgun sequence genome, GagtatcctttttattttccattgcaatTCTATTACAATGATATttacaagaaaaatgagacaaaatgaaagaagaatataaataatattcaatgcAAAATATGAACTGGGGGTGTGCatgccaaacaaaaataattgtaacATAAAAGTCTTAATaatatgaaaccaaaaaaaaatccattacaCAACCAACTAGTATAAAGAGTATGAAATCACTCCATAGCATTATAATCCTCCCACATTTTATGACAAATATCATCCCATTTTTGAATccattctctattttcttcttgGACTTCCCTTTGTGATTGTTGGACTCTTCTACTTGTACTATCATTTGCAAGTGGACTACCATGAAGCCCATTGCTCATAATTGAGTCTAAAGGGTCAACTCCTATTATATGATTGTGAATTATGCAACAAGCTAAGACTACATCCACTTGTGTTGGGAATGACCAAAAAGGTTTTGCATCTAACACACGGAAACGTTTCttcaaaaccccaaaacaaCGCTCAATGCTAGTGCGTAAAGAAGAATGGCGAAGATTGAATAATTCTTTGTCATTTCTTGGTGGGTTATCACTAAACTCTTTCAAATGGTAACGAACACCACGATAAGGGGATATAATTCCTTTCCGAACTCCATAACCAGCATCACtaagataatatttacctacACGTTCATagtcaaaaggaaaaaaaaaatcactccaaAAGCTATTATCCATAATAAAATCACTTTCTATTCCTATAATACCTTCAGGAATTTTTACTCCCCTTGGCCTAGAGAGTGCATCATTTAAGACATGTGAATCATGTGCACTTCCTTCCTAACCAACTAATACATAAGTGAATTTTAAGTCaaaagcagcagcagcagcaaggACATTTTGTGTTGTTCCATCGTTTTGGCCGCTAAACCTTCCTTGTATTTGAATTGGAACAGATGCACGAACATGAGTTCCATCAATAGCTCCTACACAATCCTAATAACGACCAATATAAGTTGCATTTAtcttatatctttatatttatataaaaaaaaagaggaaaataaaagCCTTTGGAATTTACCTTAAAATAGGAGTTAAACCTACTGCTATTTCTTATCTCCAGGGGTATATCTTTGTCAGGCTCTCTAATCATGTGTTTGTATAATTGCAAAATAGCTCTAAGGACATGCCTAAAGTATCGGTGCACTGTCTGAACTGATCTATAAAACCTCCCACCAACAACTCAAAACCTCACATCATGTCCAATAGtgtgtaaaaaaattaacacttgTTCTTTAATGGACATATGAATGGTCTCTTGAAGTAGATTATTCTCGCTCAAAATTTTGCATAGCACATAAAAAGCAATAGGTCTCATCCTTATATGATGGAGACAACGCATATCACCTCTACAAAGAATATCATTCATATATGTCTCTCTTTCATACTCTCGATTAACATGAGGTTCTCTAGGCATAACTCTTCTAGATCTTAGTCCTTTCAAAAGAACAACACCCAAAGTAATAACAGATGTAGCTGCTCCCATTATGGCAGTAGGAAGTGATGGGTTATCCAtctatatttccaaaaaaaaaaaaaaaaaaaaaaaatgatgagcaTGAATTAAATGTGTACTTAAAGAAAGCATTCATATATACAGGTACCTAAAGAAATCACTTCATAAAAAAACGACCACTTTAAGTTTGATGAGACTAAACTATAAGGTAACAACATTATCACTCCATAAGTACTAGAAACAATAACTATTGAGTTTGTTATTAGAGGCTAAAAATTAACAAGGTAATAGATGGTGAAAGAGGGACGTTTGCCCTTAAAAACACTTTATTTCTGGACCACGTTTTGACTGGCTTACAAACACTTTGTTTCTAGACCAAGAAACAGAGCATTGCTCCTAATGAAAACACATAAGAGCAACTTTCTAAATACAGGGAGGaggacaacaacaacaacaacaacaacaacaacaacaataacaacataaaaataaaaataaataaataaaaaactctttaataattttaattcccTAGACATTGAGAGAGGATTCTAATATGGCTaacatgaaaatatatatggatAAAAGTTTCTCTTCTGTATCTCTATCATGGCTGGACACATAGGCCTGAATATATAGAAAAGATACATGCCAAATGCCAACTGGTCATTAAATCACATGTTTATTTCCAATGTGATTTCTGACGTTTTTGTATACAAAACGTTTGACAATAATTATAGTGACGTATAATTGAATAATGGCTACCACTGAAGATCTGGTTAGCAAACTGTGTGAGCATA contains:
- the LOC115949697 gene encoding protein ANTAGONIST OF LIKE HETEROCHROMATIN PROTEIN 1-like, producing the protein MDNPSLPTAIMGAATSVITLGVVLLKGLRSRRVMPREPHVNRESVQTVHRYFRHVLRAILQLYKHMIREPDKDIPLEIRNSSRFNSYFKDCVGAIDGTHVRASVPIQIQGRFSGQNDGTTQNVLAAAAAFDLKFTYVLVGKYYLSDAGYGVRKGIISPYRGVRYHLKEFSDNPPRNDKELFNLRHSSLRTSIERCFGVLKKRFRVLDAKPFWSFPTQVDVVLACCIIHNHIIGVDPLDSIMSNGLHGSPLANDSTSRRVQQSQREVQEENREWIQKWDDICHKMWEDYNAME